The Fuerstiella sp. genome contains the following window.
CAGACGTGCTTTCTCTCATGATCCTTGGATCAACCATTTCACCTTTTTGCAATGTTTCACGAACTGCCTTGCCGGAAATGAAGACCGGCTTTTCTTCGTCATGATTCGACATCAGGTCGACTCGGCCCAGTGATTCATAATACGCAGCAAATCCGACATTCACCGGCTGAATTTTCAGATCACCATTGAGTTGTCCAAAGATTTCCTGTGCATCGAAATCACCCCAGATAGCTGATCCGTCTTTGAATGGGGCATCGGCATGCTTTCTCCCAATTACAATGTGTGTGTAACCCATGTTTTGGCGGTAGATGCCGTGCATCACAGCTTCCCTGGGACCTCCGTAGAACATTTTGATATCCAGACCCAGCAGCCTGACGCGGTCAGGCACACTTTCACTACGATGTGCCCATAGATCGGTGTCGCTGTCTCCCTCTCCCAGTCCACGACCTTCGATGAGAGCTTCGTAAGTCCGCATACGGATCTCAGCACTCACATCGTCACCCTTGGTTTCTCCAATCAGTGGATTTAAAACCGCTCCTGCATTTTTTCCCGCACGAAGTAGTTCTTCCAGTGCGTAGACCATGGCATATTCGTGAGCCCGGTGCAGGGGATTGCGCGTCTGGAATGCGACAACAGCTTCCCAGCCTGTCTTTGCCAGAGTGGCGCGAACTTCACGTGGTGTCAGGACGTACTGTCCGAATGACGGGTTCCTGGGTTGCGGGAGCGCCTGAATTTCTCCGCCGATCAGATGTGTCTTTTCAGCGTCATTGACCAGTACCATATCGGCGCCGGGGTGATCGGTGCGTTCTGTTCCATATACACTTTTGAGGTAATATGGCTTGTCCCACTCATAAACGTCTTTGATGTCGACGGTTGCCACAATATTTCCGTCCGGGGACGTCAGGGCAACCTTTTGCCCTGTTGACAGCTGCCCGGCAAGTTCTGAAGTGACCGGCAGGGCGACCGGAATCGTCCATGCGTATTTGTCGCCGGCAGAATCTACCGTTGAATCCTGGAGGACCTGATTCCATTGAGCGGACGTCATCGGACCTGTCAGCGGGCTGAGTGTACCGTCGGCAAATCGATACACACCGGACAGATCGGCAGCCGAAACGGGGACGCCTGTCAGTCCACCTGCGTCTGCCAGAAAAGATTCGCGATCTGCTTCCGGCACGGTACAGCAAACAGGTTCGGTAAGCCCGCCGTGAGGGGCAATGAGGTCGACCATCGATGTCTTTCCATACAGGTGGGACGTGTTCAGGACTCCGGAACGTCGAGTCTGCCGGAATGACACGACACGAACGGACGGTTGATCTGCAGGTTGAATCCTCGACGAAGTTCATGTCCTCGATCCGGCAGCTGAAAGCAGACAAGACTGACGGACAGTTACCGGGAATCACCGGACTCAACCTGAAACGCGAACGTAGAGGAACCGCAGCGGTGCGTCAAGCACTTCTCATCACGAAGAATTGAGATTGTATCCCTCAGGTTCGTACGCAGTCTTCTACTTGCCAATGATCTTGATCAGAATTCGTTTCCGTCGGCGCCCGTCGAATTCGTAGTAAAAGATGTGTTCCCATGGTCCCAGGTGCAGTTGACCCTGGGTGACAGCAACAACAACTTCGCGACCCATGATCTGACGCTTATGATGAGCGTCAGCGTTATCTTCACCGGTTCGGTTGTGGTGATATCGTTCCGCTGACGGATTGAACGGAGCCAGATCTTCCAGCCATTTATCGTAATCCCGATGCAGTCCTGGTTCATTGTCATTGATGAACACGCTGGCGGTAATATGCATGGCATTGACCAGGACCAGACCTTCCTGGACTCCGCTTTCGTTCACCAGTCGTTCGATCTCGTCATGAATTGAAACAATCTGACGCCGCTGTGGAATGTCCATCCAAAGTTCTTTGGTGAGTGTTTTCATGATAAGATTTTGATACGCATGCTCTCGTGCCGGGTGAGTTCGGAGGGGTGTCGAAGTTATTCAGGCCGTTCCGGGCCGGGGGTGTCCGTGGCAGTGAACCGGTACGGGAGTTTACAACAGGTCACCGTACTGCTGAAACGGACCGGTCATATCAAGCCCGCTGACGCACAAACGCAAAGATGAAGGGCAACGACCTGCAGCATGTGAACAGCTGACGGACCAAACGATGCATGATGCTTGAGATTCACACTTCAGCTGTATGTAAAGTTCCAGGGGACTGAATGACTCGTTGACTTCGTTCGGAGGAAATGCAATGCATCATCGATGCGGAAATTCCGCCTGCAGCGTTTGAAGAACTGTATCCGCCAAGTTTCAGTCGCCGTTTCTCAGATGACGAAGTCACCGACATCGCGGGGCTGTCAGCGGGCTGAGAGCGGGACCGTGAAACTGTTGCCGGGTGCCCGGCACGTTCGGCTTTGTGCCGACAGGACCTTTTAGATGAATTTCATTCCGGTTGTTGACATCACCGCACTCAGAACTGAGGCCACAGAAACGTCTGTGCAGCTGGTGTCGGACCGGATTGGAAAGGCCTGCCGGGAGTTCGGATTCTTCTATGTCACCGGCCATGGAATCTCCCGTGGTCTTCAGAAAAGTCTGGAAGATCTCAGTCGGCAGTTTTTCTGTCTCGATGAGTCCGACAGGATGTCCATTGCGATGACACGGGGAGGAACGGCGTGGCGTGGCTATTTTCCGGTTGGTGATGAACTGACCTCGGGAAAACCGGATCAAAAGGAAGGTCTTTATTTCGGAACAGAACTGGAAGACCACCATCCCAAAGTCAAAGCTGCTGTTCCGATGCACGGTCGCAATCTGTTTCCTGCCATTGACGGTTTTCGTGAAACCGTGTTGAGCTGGATTGAACAGATGACGCAGCTTGGCCACTCACTCATGAACGCGATTGCCCGCAGTCTCGGGCTAACATCCGGATATTTCCATGAGCGATACACCAACGACCCACTCGTTCTGTTCCGGATTTTTCATTATCCGCCTCTGGGCGAAAACCTGGACGAATTGTGGAGTGTTGGTGAACATACGGACTATGGACTGCTGACGATTCTGAAACAGGATCACACTGGCGGTTTGCAGATCAGAACGCAGTCCGGCTGGATCGACGCGCCAATTGTGGAAGATTCCTTTATCTGCAATCTGGGTGATATGCTGGATCGAATGACGGGTGGAGTTTATCGGTCAACCCCGCACCGAGTCCGCAATGCTGCATTGTCCGGCAGACTGTCATTTCCCTTCTTCTTCGACCCCGGCTGGGATGTTGTTGTCAAACCGATTGATCCAAACATGACCGTCAGTGACGATTCTGCAGATCGCTGGGACGGTGCCCGCATCCATGACTGGACCGGCACCTATGGTGAATACCTTCTCAGAAAGGTAACTCGGGTATTTCCGGATCTGGAAAATCCTTCAAAATCAACATGAAACCGAACCGGAAAGGGCAGGGAGGCTGAACCAGCGTCCTGGCCGGCAATCAGCTTCCCGGTCGTCCCATCAGGGCGACTTGTCCTGTGCCGGAAGGATCCGCAAAGATGAACCATGTTGCCGCAAGGACAGGAAATCCGTTCCGGACAGACGGCATTGATTTTTTCACAGGACATGTGCAGCCCAACATTTCCTGAAAGATTTGGCGCTCATATCTAACGTGTAAAAAGTTATTGTGATGTCCGGAACGATCGGCGGATTGGGGGGAACGTTACATTTGGGACGGGCAGACAGTGCGAAACTCTTCATATGGGCATCGCTATGCGCGTGCAAATACGGGTGACTCAGGGAATAATCAAAAGTGTTGAACTGTATGGTCAAAATACAGAGACTGGCGGACAGGGCCTGTTCCGCCTTTGAAATATGTCCTTTGCCTCGAACAACGATCCGTCTTCATGCGGCCGCTCCAAACGTCTCCAACATCAATTCTGGTTTTGCTGGTTCTTGCTCAGGTGCCCTCGAGCGTGGTTGCACAGGGAAGTTCTGTGGTGGTGGCTGAAGTGATTGAACGTGAGGTCAACAGTGGCCATCGCGTTGTGGGGACGGTGATGCCGATCCGCAAGAGTACGGTTGGCACGGCTGTGGATGGTCGAGTGCTCGAATATCTGGTCAATGTTGGCGACTATGTTCGGGCGAACCAGCCCCTGGCAAAACTGCGGACCGGAACTCTGGAAATTGAACTGAAAGCAGCTCAGGCAGAGCTCACGCTTCGTCAGGAAGAACTTCGCGAACTTCAGAACGGTTCCAGGCCGGAGGAAATTTCCGAAGCCCGGGCTCGTATGCGTGCTGCTGAAGCCATTCAAAAAAACGCACTGACGCGTCTGAACCGCCTACAGCAGTTGTTTCAGCGACAGGCTGTAAACGAAACAGACCTGGACAATGCCCGGGAACAGTCCGAAGCTGCAAACCAGGTTCTGCAGGCACGGGAGAGCAGTTTGCAGCGGATCGAAGCCGGTCCGCGTGTGGAAACGATTGCTCAGGCGCGGGCACGTGTTACTCTGCAGGAATCTCGGGTGGATCTGATTGAGGATCGAATCAGGAAGTTCACCATCTTTGCTCCGTTTAACGGATACGTCACTGCGGAGCATACAGAGGTTGGGGAGTGGGTCAGCAGCGCCGATCCGATTGCTGAAATCATCGCACTCGAACGCGTGGAGATATTGTCGGGGGTTCCGGCAGAACAGGCTGTGAGGCTGAAACGGGGTGCTGAAATTCGAGTGGAATTTCAGGAATTGCCCGGTGAGGTTTTCACAGGGATGGTCGAACGTGTTGTGCCGATTGCAGACAGCAGAACACGCACGTTTCCCGTTAATATTCGTCTGCAGAACCGGGTGGAAGATCAGCGCCCGGTCCTGATGGCCGGTATGCTGGCTCGTGCAGTGCTTCCCACAGGGGGCCGGGCCGTTATGCCGCTGGTCCCGAAGGATGCGCTCGTACTGAACGGAAGTCGGCGGTATGTGTTCGTTGTTCGTGCAGGCAGCGGACAGGCCGGTCA
Protein-coding sequences here:
- a CDS encoding sulfate adenylyltransferase — its product is MVDLIAPHGGLTEPVCCTVPEADRESFLADAGGLTGVPVSAADLSGVYRFADGTLSPLTGPMTSAQWNQVLQDSTVDSAGDKYAWTIPVALPVTSELAGQLSTGQKVALTSPDGNIVATVDIKDVYEWDKPYYLKSVYGTERTDHPGADMVLVNDAEKTHLIGGEIQALPQPRNPSFGQYVLTPREVRATLAKTGWEAVVAFQTRNPLHRAHEYAMVYALEELLRAGKNAGAVLNPLIGETKGDDVSAEIRMRTYEALIEGRGLGEGDSDTDLWAHRSESVPDRVRLLGLDIKMFYGGPREAVMHGIYRQNMGYTHIVIGRKHADAPFKDGSAIWGDFDAQEIFGQLNGDLKIQPVNVGFAAYYESLGRVDLMSNHDEEKPVFISGKAVRETLQKGEMVDPRIMRESTSEILAAAMKQE
- a CDS encoding efflux RND transporter periplasmic adaptor subunit, which translates into the protein MRPLQTSPTSILVLLVLAQVPSSVVAQGSSVVVAEVIEREVNSGHRVVGTVMPIRKSTVGTAVDGRVLEYLVNVGDYVRANQPLAKLRTGTLEIELKAAQAELTLRQEELRELQNGSRPEEISEARARMRAAEAIQKNALTRLNRLQQLFQRQAVNETDLDNAREQSEAANQVLQARESSLQRIEAGPRVETIAQARARVTLQESRVDLIEDRIRKFTIFAPFNGYVTAEHTEVGEWVSSADPIAEIIALERVEILSGVPAEQAVRLKRGAEIRVEFQELPGEVFTGMVERVVPIADSRTRTFPVNIRLQNRVEDQRPVLMAGMLARAVLPTGGRAVMPLVPKDALVLNGSRRYVFVVRAGSGQAGHTVQSVSVILGVADAGLVQVDGDLNAGDLVVVRGNERLKDGQDVSIAVAEVPKEIAAD
- a CDS encoding secondary thiamine-phosphate synthase enzyme YjbQ, translating into MKTLTKELWMDIPQRRQIVSIHDEIERLVNESGVQEGLVLVNAMHITASVFINDNEPGLHRDYDKWLEDLAPFNPSAERYHHNRTGEDNADAHHKRQIMGREVVVAVTQGQLHLGPWEHIFYYEFDGRRRKRILIKIIGK